A genomic window from Montipora capricornis isolate CH-2021 chromosome 8, ASM3666992v2, whole genome shotgun sequence includes:
- the LOC138013836 gene encoding hatching enzyme 1.2-like, which yields MFNAKLTSTMKLILIIICITHSNARPAKEDQFVLIEGDMMVERWFVKNLRGMNKRGAILNRPNSQRNLYWTGHDLQNGSRIVQIPYTLNFGFLSKIFGNKATDAFNKAIEQYHKRTCLRFQQKAGNDKDYIEIFPGTGCWSQIGRRGGKQQLSLGTGCETRGRAIHELMHSIGFLHEQSRLDRDQHVIVLSENIQNGKQSQFKTYRQNTGDLPYDFHSIMHYSNTFFSKDGNVPTIQALIDSNMQLGLTDGFSALDVVRINMLYQCPQLRTDLVLYFVTVYTADETFAGTDSKVDILLSGTGGDSGEIVLEPTDEIPNPFERGSKETFPVIVPNIGSLVSLRMRLAGSSWWWTANDWFLSKVEVETPDDRKKFKPPVIFSGNKWLKPGDHVLLMPRSRR from the exons ATGTTTAACGCAAAATTGACCTCAACGATGAAGTTGATCTTGATTATTATTTGCATAACCCATTCCAATGCAAGACCCGCTAAGGAAGATCAGTTTG TTCTCATTGAAGGTGACATGATGGTGGAACGATGGTTTGTTAAGAATTTACGTGGAATGAACAAGCGCGGAGCCATATTAAACAGACCCAATTCACAACGCAATTTATACTGGACCGGTCATGATCTCCAGAATGGTAGTAGGATTGTACAGATCCCTTACACATTAAATTTTGGATTCCTGTCGAAAATATTTG GCAATAAAGCAACTGACGCTTTCAACAAGGCTATCGAACAATATCACAAACGAACTTGCCTCAGATTCCAACAAAAAGCAGGCAACGATAAAGATTACATTGAGATCTTTCCTGGCACAGG CTGTTGGTCTCAAATTGGACGACGAGGCGGTAAGCAGCAACTATCGCTTGGCACTGGATGCGAGACGCGGGGAAGAGCAATACATGAGCTCATGCATAGTATTGGCTTCTTACACGAGCAGAGTCGTCTGGATAGAGATCAGCATGTCATCGTTTTATCGGAGAATATTCAAAATG GGAAACAGTCACAATTTAAAACATATCGACAAAATACCGGAGATTTGCCGTACGATTTTCACTCTATTATGCATTACAGCAATACCTTCTTCAGTAAAGATGGGAATGTTCCGACAATTCAAGCGCTCATTGATTCCAATATGCAGCTTGGGCTGACTGATGGTTTTTCCGCTTTGGATGTTGTGCGAATTAACATGTTGTACCAATGCCCACAGCTACGAACTGACT tgGTCTTGTATTTCGTTACTGTGTATACCGCTGACGAGACCTTCGCTGGAACGGACTCCAAAGTTGATATACTGCTTTCTGGTACTGGTGGAGACTCAGGCGAGATAGTATTGGAACCAACGGATGAAATCCCTAATCCTTTTGAAAGAGGAAG taaagaaacattTCCCGTGATTGTTCCCAATATTGGTAGCTTAGTGTCGCTCAGGATGAGACTGGCTGGGTCGTCTTGGTGGTGGACTGCAAATGATTGGTTTCTCAGCAAA gTGGAAGTAGAAACTCCAGATgacaggaaaaaattcaaaccTCCGGTGATTTTTTCTGGCAATAAGTGGCTCAAACCTGGCGATCACGTTCTACTGATGCCTCGGAGCCGGAGATAA